A single Gopherus flavomarginatus isolate rGopFla2 chromosome 24, rGopFla2.mat.asm, whole genome shotgun sequence DNA region contains:
- the NCLN gene encoding nicalin isoform X2 has translation MMRLVDFSYEQYQKALRQSAGAVVIILPKAMSALPQDVVRQFMEIEPEMLAMETIVPVYFAVEDEELLSIYEQTRVASTSQGSASAAEVLLHTATANGFQMVTSGAQSKAVSDWLITSLEGRLTGLGGEDLPTIVIVAHYDSFGVAPWLSHGADSNGSGISGLLELARLFSRLYTYKRTHAGYNLLFFASGGGKFNYQGTKRWLEDNLDHTDSSLLQDNVAFVLCLDTLGRGNSLHLHVSKPPKEGTLQHAFLRELEMVVASQFPEVKFSMVHKKINLAEDMLAWEHERFAIRRLPAFTISHLESHRDGLRNSIMDLRSRVDSKTLTRNTRIIAEALTRVIYNLTEKGAPADLQIFTEQMQIQQEQLESVMDWLTSQPRAAQLVDKDSTFLNTLEYYMSRYLKDVKQHHVKADKRDPEFVFYDQLKQVMNAYRVKPAIFDLLLALCIVAYLGVAYVAVQHFGLLYKTVQRLSLKSKQQ, from the exons ATGATGCGGCTAGTGGATTTCTCGTATGAGCAGTACCAGAAGGCTCTCCGCCAGTCAGCTGGGGCCGTGGTGATCATCTTGCCCAAGGCCATGTCAGCGCTGCCGCAGGATGTTGTCAGG CAATTCATGGAGATAGAACCAGAAATGCTGGCCATGGAAACCATTGTGCCGGTCTATTTTGCAGTAGAGGATGAAGAGCTGCTCTCCATCTATGAACAAACACGGGTTGCTTCTACATCACAAGGTTCAGCTTCAGCTGCTGAAG TTCTGCTGCACACGGCCACTGCCAACGGCTTCCAGATGGTTACGAGTGGGGCTCAGAGCAAAGCTGTCAGTGACTGGCTCATAACCAGCTTGGAG gggaggctgactggtctgGGAGGAGAGGACCTGCCCACCATTGTAATAGTTGCCCATTATGATTCTTTCGGAGTGGCCCCG TGGCTGTCTCATGGTGCAGACTCCAACGGCAGTGGCATCTCTGGGCTACTGGAACTAGCCAGGCTCTTTTCTCGACTCTACACCTACAAACGTACCCATGCTGG GTATAATCTGTTGTTCTTCGCATCTGGAGGTGGTAAATTTAACTATCAAGGAACCAAGAGGTGGTTGGAAGACAACTTGGATCACACAG ATTCCAGTTTGCTGCAGGATAACGTGGCGTTTGTTCTGTGCCTTGACACCCTGGGCAGAGGGAACAGTCTTCACCTCCACGTCTCAAAACCTCCCAAGGAGGGGACCCTGCAGCATGCTTTTCTAAGGGAGTTGGAGATG GTGGTCGCGAGCCAGTTTCCAGAAGTGAAATTCTCCATGGTGCACAAGAAGATAAACCTGGCTGAGGACATGCTGGCATGGGAGCATGAACGCTTTGCGATCCGCCGCCTGCCTGCATTCACCATCTCCCACCTGGAGAGCCACCGGGACGGCCTGCGCAACAGCATCATGGACTTGAG GTCACGAGTTGACTCTAAGACTCTAACCCGTAACACTAGGATCATTGCTGAGGCATTGACTCGGGTCATCTACAACCTCACTGAGAAG GGGGCGCCTGCTGACTTGCAGATCTTCACAGAGCAGATG CAGATCCAGCAGGAGCAGCTTGAGTCTGTGATGGACTGGCTGACCAGTCAGCCCAGAGCTGCCCAGCTTGTAGATAAAGACAGCACCTTCCTCAACACCTTAGAGTATTACATGAGCCGCTATCTGAAAGATGTCAAGCAGCATCATGTGAAGGCAGATAAACG GGACCCTGAGTTTGTTTTCTACGACCAGTTGAAGCAGGTGATGAACGCATACAG GGTCAAGCCAGCAATCTTTGATCTGCTCCTGGCTCTCTGTATAGTAGCCTACCTCGGAGTTGCCTATGTTGCAGTCCAG CACTTTGGTCTCCTTTACAAAACGGTACAGAGGTTATCCCTTAAATCCAAGCAGCAGTGA
- the NCLN gene encoding nicalin isoform X1 produces the protein MLEEAGEVLESVLKASCLPLSFLLFVPAVLLLLGPPPAAEAAHEFTVYRMQQYELGGQPYGTRNAVLNTEARTVEADVLSRRCVMMRLVDFSYEQYQKALRQSAGAVVIILPKAMSALPQDVVRQFMEIEPEMLAMETIVPVYFAVEDEELLSIYEQTRVASTSQGSASAAEVLLHTATANGFQMVTSGAQSKAVSDWLITSLEGRLTGLGGEDLPTIVIVAHYDSFGVAPWLSHGADSNGSGISGLLELARLFSRLYTYKRTHAGYNLLFFASGGGKFNYQGTKRWLEDNLDHTDSSLLQDNVAFVLCLDTLGRGNSLHLHVSKPPKEGTLQHAFLRELEMVVASQFPEVKFSMVHKKINLAEDMLAWEHERFAIRRLPAFTISHLESHRDGLRNSIMDLRSRVDSKTLTRNTRIIAEALTRVIYNLTEKGAPADLQIFTEQMQIQQEQLESVMDWLTSQPRAAQLVDKDSTFLNTLEYYMSRYLKDVKQHHVKADKRDPEFVFYDQLKQVMNAYRVKPAIFDLLLALCIVAYLGVAYVAVQHFGLLYKTVQRLSLKSKQQ, from the exons ATGCTGGAAGAGGCGGGCGAGGTGCTGGAGTCGGTGCTGAAGGCCTCGTGCCTGCCGCTCAGCTTCCTGCTCTTCGTGCCGgccgtgctgctgctgctggggccgCCGCCCGCCGCCGAGGCCGCCCACGAGTTCACGGTGTATCGCATGCAGCAGTACGAGCTGGGCGGGCAGCCCTACG gCACCAGGAATGCGGTGTTAAACACAGAGGCCCGCACTGTAGAGGCGGACGTGTTGAGCCGCCGCTGCGTGATGATGCGGCTAGTGGATTTCTCGTATGAGCAGTACCAGAAGGCTCTCCGCCAGTCAGCTGGGGCCGTGGTGATCATCTTGCCCAAGGCCATGTCAGCGCTGCCGCAGGATGTTGTCAGG CAATTCATGGAGATAGAACCAGAAATGCTGGCCATGGAAACCATTGTGCCGGTCTATTTTGCAGTAGAGGATGAAGAGCTGCTCTCCATCTATGAACAAACACGGGTTGCTTCTACATCACAAGGTTCAGCTTCAGCTGCTGAAG TTCTGCTGCACACGGCCACTGCCAACGGCTTCCAGATGGTTACGAGTGGGGCTCAGAGCAAAGCTGTCAGTGACTGGCTCATAACCAGCTTGGAG gggaggctgactggtctgGGAGGAGAGGACCTGCCCACCATTGTAATAGTTGCCCATTATGATTCTTTCGGAGTGGCCCCG TGGCTGTCTCATGGTGCAGACTCCAACGGCAGTGGCATCTCTGGGCTACTGGAACTAGCCAGGCTCTTTTCTCGACTCTACACCTACAAACGTACCCATGCTGG GTATAATCTGTTGTTCTTCGCATCTGGAGGTGGTAAATTTAACTATCAAGGAACCAAGAGGTGGTTGGAAGACAACTTGGATCACACAG ATTCCAGTTTGCTGCAGGATAACGTGGCGTTTGTTCTGTGCCTTGACACCCTGGGCAGAGGGAACAGTCTTCACCTCCACGTCTCAAAACCTCCCAAGGAGGGGACCCTGCAGCATGCTTTTCTAAGGGAGTTGGAGATG GTGGTCGCGAGCCAGTTTCCAGAAGTGAAATTCTCCATGGTGCACAAGAAGATAAACCTGGCTGAGGACATGCTGGCATGGGAGCATGAACGCTTTGCGATCCGCCGCCTGCCTGCATTCACCATCTCCCACCTGGAGAGCCACCGGGACGGCCTGCGCAACAGCATCATGGACTTGAG GTCACGAGTTGACTCTAAGACTCTAACCCGTAACACTAGGATCATTGCTGAGGCATTGACTCGGGTCATCTACAACCTCACTGAGAAG GGGGCGCCTGCTGACTTGCAGATCTTCACAGAGCAGATG CAGATCCAGCAGGAGCAGCTTGAGTCTGTGATGGACTGGCTGACCAGTCAGCCCAGAGCTGCCCAGCTTGTAGATAAAGACAGCACCTTCCTCAACACCTTAGAGTATTACATGAGCCGCTATCTGAAAGATGTCAAGCAGCATCATGTGAAGGCAGATAAACG GGACCCTGAGTTTGTTTTCTACGACCAGTTGAAGCAGGTGATGAACGCATACAG GGTCAAGCCAGCAATCTTTGATCTGCTCCTGGCTCTCTGTATAGTAGCCTACCTCGGAGTTGCCTATGTTGCAGTCCAG CACTTTGGTCTCCTTTACAAAACGGTACAGAGGTTATCCCTTAAATCCAAGCAGCAGTGA